The DNA region CTGTCCCAAAGGGATCCGGCAGACCTGTTTTTATAAAAAGCACCCCGGCCCCGACAGCAAGGGGATCGTGCCGGTCCAGGTGAAGACGAGCGACGGCGGCGAAGAGGAGTTTTTCTATATCGCCGATAAAACGGGGCTCCTTTTTGAGGCGCAGATGGGGACGCTGGAGTTTCACACCTGGGGCAGCCGCGCCGGGACCATGGAGAAACCCGATATGATGGTGTTCGACCTCGACCCCGACGAGGGCATGGATTTAAAAACGGTGCGGCAGGGGGTTCGGGATGTGCGCGAACTGCTCTCGCAGCTCGAACTGAACACCTATCTCAAAACCAGCGGCGGCAAGGGATACCATGTGGTGGTGCCGTTGACACCGTCGGTCTCGTGGGACGGATTTTACGATTTCGCAAGGCGGGTCGTCGAGGTGATGGAACAGAAATGGCCCGATCGATACACGGGCAATGTGCGCAAAAACCGCCGGACGGGCAAGATTTTCGTCGACTGGATGCGCAACGGCAGAGGTGCGACGAGCGTGGCTCCGTATTCACTGCGGGCGCGAAAGGGCGCAAAAATCTCGATGCCCATCGGTTGGGATGAACTCGACACGGTCGCGCCGGACGGCATCGGCATGGCGGAGGCGGTTGCGCGGCTCGAAAGGCCCGACCCTTGGGCCGGATTTTTAAAAGAACGGCAGCAATTGAGACAGACGGCGAATGTGTAAATTTCAAATTTTCCGAACCGTTCCGCTCCGCCCAAACCGGAGTGGCAAACATACTTTTGTCCTGTAAATGCGAATTCCGCCCCGTTTGAAAACGGGGCGGAATTTTATAAACAAATCGTTTTGAATCAGCGGTTGCCGCGTTTGGCCTTTTGCTTATTGTTGAAATAGGAAATCAGCACAACCGCGAGTCCGAGTGTGGAGACAATCAAAAGCACGATGCTTCCGATATCCTCATAGATGCCCATCTCCGGCGTGGTGTCCTTGGTCGGGGTGCCGTCGTCGCCGATGTTGGTGTTGTTGCGGCCCTTTCCCGAGGAGGTCTTGGACGGCGAGGCCGGAGCCGAGACGGTGGACGCGGGCTGGATTCTCTGCGACGAGGTCGCACGGGACGAGGTCGCAAAGGACGAGACCACATAGGTCGAGGTCACCGACGAGGCGACGCTGCTCGGGGAGGAACTGACGGGGTTGGAGACCGGGGTCGGAACCGGGGTGTTTTTAATGATATAGCTGAGCGTGGTGCCCCCTTTGGCGATGACCGGAATATCGTTGTTTTGGAGATAGCCGGTGGGTGTTTTGGTCTCGCGGAGCGTATAATTGCCCGCCTTGATGCGGCTGAAAGTCGCAAATCCGCCGACGTCCGTGACCGCGGTCTGCACCGCTTTTCCGGTCTTGTCAAACAGGGTGAATTCGACGCCGGAGAGGGATTTTTGCGTGACGGAATCGACTTTTAAAATGCGCAGTTCCGAGAGCGCTTCGTCGACGACGGTTGCCGGGTTTGTGATGACGTCCCGGTTTTTCGGCGGGATGGTAGCCGTGCAGACGGTCTCGGAGAGGTTATAGCCGTCCGGCGCTTCGAGTTCGCGCAGGGTGTAAGTGCCGAGCGGGAGTTCCGAGAATTTGACGACGCCCGAGGCATCGGAACGGGTCGATGCGACCAGCGCCCCGGTGCTGTCATACAGTCCGAACAGCGCGCCCGGAAGGGCTTTGCCGTCGCTGTCGGTCTTGTGCAGCGTGATCGAGCCGAACAGCTGGCTGTAAGGGGTATTGATCAGCCGATCTGCGGAAAGTTGTGCGACGACGGCGGTTTTGTCGCCGTTATAGACGACGCGGGCGGTGAGCACCGTGCTCGATTCGAGATGTCCGACCGGCGGGTCGGTCTCGGTGATGGTATACGGGGTATTGCCGCTGAGGGGGACGTTTTCAAAGGTGACAACGCCGCCCACTGCGGAGGCGCCGATCGTGACGGAATGCCCGAAAAAGTCGGTGCCGGAGAGCACGAAGTTGCCGCCGGAGAGGGACGCGCCGAGCGTCGAGACCTTATACAGGGAGACGCTGCCCTTGGCGTAAGCGTCAACCGTTTCGAGCATCGGGGTATCGGAGGCCAGCCGGACGCCGCCGAAGGGTTCGGAGTTTAACAGATAGCCGTCCGGAGTGGCGATTTCTTTGACATAAAAAGTCCAGGCGGGCAGGTTGGTGAAGGTGGCGGTGCCGTTGGAACCCGTGGTCGCGGTGATGGCGCTGCCGTTTTTATAGATCGGCTGGCGGCTCGCATTCAGCAGCTGATAGACCGCGCCCGGCACGGGGTTTCCGTCCGCGTTGGTCTTATGAACGGTGAGCGGCAAA from Oscillospiraceae bacterium includes:
- the ligD gene encoding DNA ligase D; translation: WVKIKCERRQEFVIGGYIRTDKRTNGISSLLLGVYEGGKLIYCGRAGTGLSEADSRRFEDQFKTLVRDDPMFVNAPKIKADELVYWLEPDLAAEIKFAEWTSDNLLRQASFKGLRTDKNPKEIHRETEDLDCEEALPEETEENMDTDLLNKGEIMIAGVKVTHPDKIIFDDPITSKEDVIRYYERVSERMLPYVSNRILSIVRCPKGIRQTCFYKKHPGPDSKGIVPVQVKTSDGGEEEFFYIADKTGLLFEAQMGTLEFHTWGSRAGTMEKPDMMVFDLDPDEGMDLKTVRQGVRDVRELLSQLELNTYLKTSGGKGYHVVVPLTPSVSWDGFYDFARRVVEVMEQKWPDRYTGNVRKNRRTGKIFVDWMRNGRGATSVAPYSLRARKGAKISMPIGWDELDTVAPDGIGMAEAVARLERPDPWAGFLKERQQLRQTANV